The sequence below is a genomic window from Conyzicola nivalis.
TCGGACTCGAGCTCGCGCACGGCGGGCACCTCACCCACGGCATGAAGCTCAACTTCTCGGGCAAGCTCTACGAGGCCCACGCCTACGGTGTCGACCCCGACACCTTCCTCGTCGACATGGACGTCGTGCGCGAGAAGGCGCTCGAGACCCGCCCCCAGGTGCTCATCGCCGGGTGGAGCGCCTACCCGCGCCAGCTCGACTTCGAGGCGTTCCGCGCGATCGCCGACGAGGTGGGCGCGAAGCTCTGGGTCGACATGGCGCATTTCGCCGGCCTCGTCGCCGCCGGACTGCACCCCAACCCGGTGCCCTTCGCCGACGTCACCTCGTCGACCGTGCACAAGACCATCGGCGGACCGCGCTCGGGCTTCATCCTGAACAACGACCTCGAGATCCAGAAGAAGATCAACTCCAACGTCTTCCCCGGCCAGCAGGGCGGGCCGCTCATGCACGTCATCGCGGCGAAGGCCACGGCGTTCAAGCTCGCCGCCGAGCCCGAGTTCAAGGACCGCCAGGAGCGCACCATCCGTGGCGCACAGATCCTCGCCGAGCGTCTGATGGCGGCCGACACGGTCGCCGCCGGCATCGACGTGCTTACCGGCGGAACCGACGTGCACCTCGTGCTGGTCGACCTGCGGGGCGCCGCCATCCACGGCCAGGACGCCGAAGACATCCTGCACTCGGTCGGCATCACGGTGAACCGCAACGCCGTGCCGTTCGACCCCCGCCCGCCGATGACCCCGTCGGGCGTGCGCATCGGAACGCCCGCGCTCGCCACGCGCGGCTTCGGAGACGCCGAGTTCACCGAGGTCGCGGACATCATCGCGACGGCCCTCAAGCCGACCCCGGATGTCGCGGCTCTCCGCGCCCGTGTGCTGAAGCTGACCGACGGCTTCCCGCTGTACGAGGGCCTCACGAGCCCGGGCAGCTGGGCGTAACAACTTTCCGCCCTTCGACAGGCTCAGGGACTGCACGGTCGCTGAGCCTATCGAAGCGTCCCGACGACATAAGGACCCGCTAATGACCGCAATCACCCTCGACGGCGTCGCCACCGCGTCCGCCGTCAAGAACGAACTGAAGGCGCGCATCGACGCGCTCAAGGCCAAGGGCATCACCCCCGGCCTGGGAACCCTGCTGGTCGGCAGCGACCCGGGCTCGCTCTCCTACGTCGCGGGCAAGCACCGCGACTGCGCCGAGGTGGGCATCGAGTCGATCCGCGTCGACCTGCCCGAGACGGCGACCGCCGACGAGGTGCGGGCCGCGATCGTCGGGCTGAACGAGAACCCGGCCGTCACCGGCTACATCATCCAGCTCCCGCTCCCGGCCGGCCTCGACGAGAACGCCATGCTCGAGCTGATGGACCCCGACAAGGACGCCGACGGCCTGCACCCGACCAACCTCGGGCGACTGGTGCTGGGAGTGAGCGGCCCGCTCGACTCCCCGCTGCCCTGCACTCCGGCCGGCATCGTCGAGATGCTGGAGCGCTACGACGTTCCCATCTCGGGCAAACACGTCGTCGTGATCGGTCGCGGCCTCACGGTCGGCCGCCCGCTCGGACTCCTGCTCACCCGCAAGGGCCTCGACGCCACCGTCACCCTCACGCACTCGCGTACCGTCGACCTCGCCAGCTACGTGCGCCAGGCCGACATCGTGGTCGCGGCGGTCGGCGTCGCCGGCCTCGTGCAGCCAGACTGGCTGAAGCCGGGCGCGGCCGTGCTCGACGTCGGCATCACCCGCGTGGTCAACCCCGAGACCGGCAAAGCGAAGTTGGTCGGCGACGTCGACCCGGCATCCGCGGACGTCGCAGGCTACCTGTCCCCGGTCCCCGGCGGAGTCGGCCCGATGACGCGCGCGATGCTGCTCGTGAATGTCGTCGACGCGGCGGAACGCCTTGCCTGAGCATCCCGCGGTCGTTCGTGTCGAGGCAGCGCTGGCCGAGGCCGGCGTCGTGACGCAGGTCGTCTGGCTCGACGGCGCCGCCAAGACCGCGGCCGAGGCCGCCGCCGCTCTGGGAATCGAGGTGGGCGCGATCGCCAACTCGCTCGTCTTTCTGCTCGACGGCGAGCCCGTGCTCGTGATGACCTCGGGAGCCCACCGCGTCGATACCGCGTGGCTCGGTAAACAGGTCGGGGGCACGTTCGCACGGGCCGATGCGGCGACGGTGAAGGATGCCACGGGTCAGGTCATCGGCGGGATCGCACCCGTCGGCCATCCCGCACCCCTGCGCACCTTCGTCGACGCCGATCTCGCCGGCTACCCGGAGATCTGGGCGGCCGCGGGGCACGCGCACACGGTTTTCCCGCTGAGCTACGGCCAGCTGGTGTCGATCACCGCGGGCACCGAGACCCCGGTGGTGCCGCCCGCCGCAGCATGACGCCGCCGGGCTAGGGTGGAGTCATGAGTTTCTCCAGTGGCAAGTTCTTGGTCGGCCTCGCTGCCGTGCTCGCGATCGTTCTCGCCGTCGGCTTCATCGCCGTGGCGATTTTCGACGTCAACCTCTTCGGCGCCGTGCGCTGACACCCGCATGGCGGGCGCCGCTCGTTGAATAGCGCCCTCTGCGCACGCGCTGGTTGAGTAGCGCCCTCTGGGGCGCGTATGGAAACCCCCTGCGCCCCCCTCGAGTTGCGCCATATGGGGCAGCCGGGCGAGATAACTGCCCCAATCGCCGCAATCGGATGTCACGTGGCGCGGCCCGCGCGCCGGTGGGGTTTCGATACGGTCGCTGGGCGACCTACTCAACCGGCGTGACCGGCCAACAGGATGCCGCGGCTCCCGCCCCGGCAAACCGTCCTGTCGAGCGTGCGCCGAGGCCATCTCGTCCTGTCGAACGACCCCGGCCCCGGCCCAGGGGAACGGCTAGCTCTCGCGCACGGCCCCGTCGGCGGCGCTCACCGTGAACGTCACCGGCTGGCCGAACCCGTGCTCGGCGAAGGCGCCGTCGATGGCGACCTGCAGTCGCGAGACCGCGTCGCTCGGGATGAGGGCGATCGCCGCTCCGCCGAAACCGCCTCCCGTCATGCGGGCGCCGACGGCTCCGTTCGCGAGGGCCGTCTCCACGGCGAGGTCGAGCTCCGGCACGCTGATCTCGAAGTCGTCGCGCATGCTGCGGTGCGAGGCATCCATCAGCTCGCCGATCGCGGTCGGTCCCTGCTCGCGCAGGGTGCGCACGGTGTCGAGCACGCGCTGGTCTTCGGTGACCACGTGGCGCACGCGGCGGAACGTCTCGTCGTCGAGCAGCTCCTGTGCGCGTGGGAGGTCGTCGACGTGCAGGTCGCGCAGTGCGGGAACACCCATGATGCGGGCGCCCTCCTCGCAGGAGGCGCGGCGTGAGGCGTAGCCGCCGGTCGAGTGCGAGTGGCTGACGCCGGTGTCGATGATGAGCAGTTCGAGGCCCGCGGCGGCGAATCCGAGGTCGATCACTTCGGCCTCGAGCGAGCGGCAGTCGAGGAACACGGCCGAATCCTGCTTGCCGAGCAGCGATGCCGACTGGTCCATGATGCCGGTCGGCGCTCCTACGGCCTTGTTCTCGGCGAGCTGGCCGATCTTGGCGAGCGTGGGGCGGTCGAAGCCGAGCTGCCACACGTCGTTGAGGGCGAGCGCGACGGCGCTCTCGATCGCGGCGCTCGACGAGAGGCCGGCGCCCACGGGCACGACCGAGTCGATGTAGATGTCGACCCCCGGCACGCCGGCGAGGTCGGCGCCGAACTGGCCGATCGCCCAGGCCACGCCGAACGGGTAGGCGGACCACCCGGTCAGCGCCGACGGGGTGAGGTCGGCGATGGCGATCTCGGCGACCTCGTCGGCGAACGAACTGGCGATGCGCAGCACGCCGTCGTCACGCACTCCCAGCGCGAGCACCGTGCGCTTGTTAATCGCGAACGGCAGCACGAAGCCCTCGTTGTAGTCGGTGTGCTCGCCGATGAGGTTCACACGACCGGGAGCCGACCAGACGCCCTCCGGCTCGTAGCCGAACAGCTCGGTGAAGTCGGCCTTAACGTCGTCCCTGATGTCGCTCATACTCGTGCGATCGCCTCTCGAATGAATGCTGCTGTTGCTTCGGGTGTCACGTCGCCGATCCAGGCGCCCATGGCCGCCTCCGACCCCGCGAGGTACTTCAGTTTGTTCTCTGCGCGACGCGGAGACGTGACCTGCAACATTAGACGGATGTCGTCGCGCGCGACGTTGACCGGCGCCTGGTGCCACGCCGCGATGTACGGCGTCGGGGTGTCGTAGAGCTTGTCGATGCCGCGCAGCAGCTTCAGGTACAGGCCGGCAAGCTCGTCGCGCTCCTCACCGTTGGTGGCCGCGAAGTCGGGGATGTGGCGGTGCGGCAGCATGTGCACCTCGATGGGCCAGCGCGCCGCGAACGGAACGTAGGCGGTCCAGTGTTCGCCGGAGATGACGACGCGTTCGGATGCCCGTTCGCTCTCGAGGATGGATTCGAACAGATGGGGGCCGAATTTCTCGATCGACTCGACGAGCCGTTTCGTGCGCGGGGTCACGTAGGGGTAGGAGTAGATCTGCCCGTGCGGGTGCAGCAGCGTGACGCCGATCGCCTCGCCGCGGTTCTCGAAGGGGAAGACCTGCTGGATGCCGGGCAGCGCCGACAGCGCGGCCGTGCGGTCGGCCCACGCCTCGATCACGGTGCGCGCCCGCGACTCGGTCTGGCTGCCGAACGAGCCCTCGTGCTCGGGGCTGAAGCAGACGACCTCACAGCGGCCGATCGACGGCAGCGTGCGGCCGAGACCGATCTGGTCGAGCTCCTCGAGGCTGTATTCGGCGCCGATGGCCGGTCCGAACGAGGGGGAGCGGTTCTCGAAGACCGCGACGTCGTAGTTGCTCGGCACCTCCGAGGGGTTGGTGGGCGTCGCGGGGGCCAGCGGGTCCTGGTCGGCGGGCGGCAGGAACACGCGGTTCTGGCGCGCCGAGGCGATGGAGATCCACTCGCCGGTGAGCACGTCCTGGCGCATGGTCGCGGTCTGCGGGCGCGGGTCGAGAACGCGGGCGTCGACGGCGCGGTCGGGGCCCAGCGTGGTGTCCGCGTCGTCGAAGTAGATGAGCTCCCGACCGTCGGCCAGGATGGTGGGGCGCTTTACGATCACCGGATCTGTCATGCTATTACGATAACGAAAGTTAGCCTTTTGTTTTCGCAAGTATTCGCAAGGAGCAAACGACGATGGCGGACGATTCTGCCCCCACGATCATCCGGCGCGAGCGTCTGCTTCAGGACATCGTCGACCGCGGGTTCCTGCGCGTCGCCGACGCGAGCGTCGAGCTCGGCGTGAGCGCGGTCACCGTGCGCTCCGACCTCAGCGCGCTCGAGCTCGCCGGCAGCATCGTGCGGGTGCACGGCGGCGCGATGCCCCGCGGCTCGGGCAACGAGGGGGAGTCGTCGTTCGAGTCGTCGCTGGCCCGCGAGGCCGCGGCCAAACTCGCCATCGGACGCCGCGCCGCGTCCATGGTGAAGTCGGGACAGAGCGTGCTGCTCGACGTGGGGACGACCGCGCTCGCCGTGGCCCACGCGCTCGCGCGGCGCAGCGACCTGAACGACGTGCTCGTGGTCACGAACGGCCTGTCGATCGCACTCGCACTCGAACCGGGCATGCCCCGGCTGACCGTGGTGGTCACGGGAGGCACCCTGCGCCCCCTGCAGCACTCGCTGGTGAACCCGTTCGCGTCGGCGTTCCTCGAGAGCCTGCACGGCGACATCGCCTTCATCGGGTGCAACGGCGTCGACCCGGAGGTGGGCGTCACCAACGTCAACCTGCCGGAGGCCGAGGTCAAGCGCCGCATGATGCAGTCGGCGGCCCGTCGCGTGCTCGTCGCCGACGCCTCGAAGCTCGGCAGCCGCCGGCTCGGCAACGTCGGACCGCTCTCGGACTTCGAGTCGCTCGTGACCGCGGGCGGTCCGGATGCCGATGTCGTAGCCCGGCTCGAGACCGCCGGTCTGCACGTCATCGACGCCGACAACTAGGCTGAAGAAATGCGTGCACCCACCGGAGAACAATTCGTCTTGACCCGCGCCACCGCGACGGGCTCGTCGACCGCCGTCATCACGGAGGTCGCCGCGTCATTGCGCACCTTCCAGATCGACGGCGTCGACCTCACCGAGCCCTACGCGGCCGAGCGCACGCCGCCGTTCGGCGACGGCATCGTGCTCGCCCCCTGGCCGAACCGCGTCGAAGACGGCATCTGGACCCTCGACGGCAAGCGCCAGCACCTCGACATCACCGAGCCGGCGCGGCACAACGCCATCCACGGCCTGCTGCGGTCCACCGCCTACCGTGTGACCGACCAGTCCGAGTCATCCGTCACCCTGAACGCCACCGTCTACCCGCAGCACGGCTACCCGTTTATGGTCGACACGAGCGTCACCTACGAACTCGTCGAGGGCGGCCTCACCGTGACGCACTCGCTGCACAACGCCTCGGCCGTCAAGGCGCCGGTCGCCGTGGGCACCCACCCCTTCTTCCGCCTCGGCGACGTGCCCACCGAGCAGCTCACGCTCCGCCTCAACGCCACGACCAGGTTCGAGACCGACGACCGGCTGATCCCGATCGCCGAGAACCCCGTCGAGGGCACGGGCTTCGACCTGCGCGACGGGCGCCTGGTCGGCGACCTGTACCTCGACGACGCGTTCGGCGGCGTGGTGTTCGACGGCGGCGAGAGCGTCAGCTCACTCACCGCTCCCGACGGCCGCCGCGTCGAACTCTGGCAGGACGAGAGCCACCCCTACGTGCAGGTGTTCACGACCCGCAAGTTCCCCAAGGACGGCGGGCTCGGGCTCGCCGTCGCCATCGAGCCGATGACCGCGGCCCCGAACGCGCTCAACACCGGGCTGGGCCTCAAGTGGCTGGAACCCGGCGAGAACTGGGTGGTTCGCTGGGGCATCCGCTACTCTGGGTAGCAACGAAGGGGAGT
It includes:
- the glyA gene encoding serine hydroxymethyltransferase, translated to MSSTFNSPLSEVDPEIAAVLEQELGRQRGTLEMIASENFVPRAVLEAQGSVLTNKYAEGYPGRRYYGGCEFVDVAETLAISRAKSLFGAAYANVQPHSGASANAAVLAAIASPGDRILGLELAHGGHLTHGMKLNFSGKLYEAHAYGVDPDTFLVDMDVVREKALETRPQVLIAGWSAYPRQLDFEAFRAIADEVGAKLWVDMAHFAGLVAAGLHPNPVPFADVTSSTVHKTIGGPRSGFILNNDLEIQKKINSNVFPGQQGGPLMHVIAAKATAFKLAAEPEFKDRQERTIRGAQILAERLMAADTVAAGIDVLTGGTDVHLVLVDLRGAAIHGQDAEDILHSVGITVNRNAVPFDPRPPMTPSGVRIGTPALATRGFGDAEFTEVADIIATALKPTPDVAALRARVLKLTDGFPLYEGLTSPGSWA
- a CDS encoding bifunctional methylenetetrahydrofolate dehydrogenase/methenyltetrahydrofolate cyclohydrolase, with the protein product MTAITLDGVATASAVKNELKARIDALKAKGITPGLGTLLVGSDPGSLSYVAGKHRDCAEVGIESIRVDLPETATADEVRAAIVGLNENPAVTGYIIQLPLPAGLDENAMLELMDPDKDADGLHPTNLGRLVLGVSGPLDSPLPCTPAGIVEMLERYDVPISGKHVVVIGRGLTVGRPLGLLLTRKGLDATVTLTHSRTVDLASYVRQADIVVAAVGVAGLVQPDWLKPGAAVLDVGITRVVNPETGKAKLVGDVDPASADVAGYLSPVPGGVGPMTRAMLLVNVVDAAERLA
- a CDS encoding YbaK/EbsC family protein codes for the protein MSSTRRNALPEHPAVVRVEAALAEAGVVTQVVWLDGAAKTAAEAAAALGIEVGAIANSLVFLLDGEPVLVMTSGAHRVDTAWLGKQVGGTFARADAATVKDATGQVIGGIAPVGHPAPLRTFVDADLAGYPEIWAAAGHAHTVFPLSYGQLVSITAGTETPVVPPAAA
- the galK gene encoding galactokinase, encoding MSDIRDDVKADFTELFGYEPEGVWSAPGRVNLIGEHTDYNEGFVLPFAINKRTVLALGVRDDGVLRIASSFADEVAEIAIADLTPSALTGWSAYPFGVAWAIGQFGADLAGVPGVDIYIDSVVPVGAGLSSSAAIESAVALALNDVWQLGFDRPTLAKIGQLAENKAVGAPTGIMDQSASLLGKQDSAVFLDCRSLEAEVIDLGFAAAGLELLIIDTGVSHSHSTGGYASRRASCEEGARIMGVPALRDLHVDDLPRAQELLDDETFRRVRHVVTEDQRVLDTVRTLREQGPTAIGELMDASHRSMRDDFEISVPELDLAVETALANGAVGARMTGGGFGGAAIALIPSDAVSRLQVAIDGAFAEHGFGQPVTFTVSAADGAVRES
- the galT gene encoding galactose-1-phosphate uridylyltransferase, with translation MTDPVIVKRPTILADGRELIYFDDADTTLGPDRAVDARVLDPRPQTATMRQDVLTGEWISIASARQNRVFLPPADQDPLAPATPTNPSEVPSNYDVAVFENRSPSFGPAIGAEYSLEELDQIGLGRTLPSIGRCEVVCFSPEHEGSFGSQTESRARTVIEAWADRTAALSALPGIQQVFPFENRGEAIGVTLLHPHGQIYSYPYVTPRTKRLVESIEKFGPHLFESILESERASERVVISGEHWTAYVPFAARWPIEVHMLPHRHIPDFAATNGEERDELAGLYLKLLRGIDKLYDTPTPYIAAWHQAPVNVARDDIRLMLQVTSPRRAENKLKYLAGSEAAMGAWIGDVTPEATAAFIREAIARV
- a CDS encoding DeoR/GlpR family DNA-binding transcription regulator, whose amino-acid sequence is MADDSAPTIIRRERLLQDIVDRGFLRVADASVELGVSAVTVRSDLSALELAGSIVRVHGGAMPRGSGNEGESSFESSLAREAAAKLAIGRRAASMVKSGQSVLLDVGTTALAVAHALARRSDLNDVLVVTNGLSIALALEPGMPRLTVVVTGGTLRPLQHSLVNPFASAFLESLHGDIAFIGCNGVDPEVGVTNVNLPEAEVKRRMMQSAARRVLVADASKLGSRRLGNVGPLSDFESLVTAGGPDADVVARLETAGLHVIDADN
- a CDS encoding aldose 1-epimerase family protein; its protein translation is MRAPTGEQFVLTRATATGSSTAVITEVAASLRTFQIDGVDLTEPYAAERTPPFGDGIVLAPWPNRVEDGIWTLDGKRQHLDITEPARHNAIHGLLRSTAYRVTDQSESSVTLNATVYPQHGYPFMVDTSVTYELVEGGLTVTHSLHNASAVKAPVAVGTHPFFRLGDVPTEQLTLRLNATTRFETDDRLIPIAENPVEGTGFDLRDGRLVGDLYLDDAFGGVVFDGGESVSSLTAPDGRRVELWQDESHPYVQVFTTRKFPKDGGLGLAVAIEPMTAAPNALNTGLGLKWLEPGENWVVRWGIRYSG